The Leptospira licerasiae serovar Varillal str. VAR 010 genome includes a window with the following:
- a CDS encoding LIC_11090 family protein yields MKTISIILTQCFLFQSLVFGSGWFCGMLAGEIKLCHCNHGSQKEKHSDSEDSRFSSKLADAGEDHKEHKSSSLPDCHSAKSGEVHKCACKKAKDKASYLSGTICTQFFTYSKLENIAPQALGSELLSRIQEASGVFVSFELERPPRFS; encoded by the coding sequence ATGAAAACGATTTCTATCATTCTGACCCAATGTTTCCTATTCCAAAGTTTGGTATTCGGAAGCGGTTGGTTCTGCGGAATGCTCGCCGGAGAGATTAAACTTTGTCATTGTAATCACGGAAGCCAAAAAGAAAAACACTCAGACTCGGAAGATTCAAGATTCTCTTCTAAACTTGCCGATGCGGGAGAAGATCATAAAGAGCATAAGTCTTCTTCCCTACCCGATTGTCATTCCGCTAAGTCGGGAGAAGTCCATAAATGTGCCTGTAAAAAAGCAAAAGACAAGGCCTCTTATTTAAGCGGAACTATCTGCACTCAATTTTTTACTTATTCTAAATTAGAAAACATCGCTCCCCAGGCTCTTGGTTCGGAACTTCTGAGTCGCATACAAGAAGCTTCCGGAGTGTTTGTTTCTTTCGAACTCGAAAGACCCCCTCGATTCTCCTAA
- a CDS encoding MbnP family copper-binding protein has translation MKLLCSHIVLIILILFAFNCDGSSNQNLALLALAIQNQPGIEFKAVVGDSDATCGGDITGHGESHSSSVTIQHVAGVMPIGLKDLRFYVSEFELVDQNDNVITLDVPNTGDWQYAGVALLDFENGKGSCSGTTETNNFVQASVENKTYKTLRFTLGVPENLNHIDYSVAPSPLNVSGLAWSWTMGYRFFVGEFLSNDPATLGNAAVLHMGSAGCSESAGVYTCTNSNRAKIELTPTEGFNPFTQKVQFDLKKAVTGWDISTGSKSCHSMGAMDSSTCSLVYPNFGLDYSTGNAGSAAQTVFGIVSK, from the coding sequence ATGAAATTATTATGTAGTCATATTGTTTTAATTATTTTGATCCTTTTTGCATTCAATTGCGACGGATCTTCCAACCAAAACCTGGCTCTTTTGGCATTAGCAATACAAAACCAACCAGGGATAGAATTCAAAGCAGTCGTCGGAGATAGCGACGCAACCTGCGGAGGGGATATTACCGGACATGGAGAAAGCCATTCTAGTTCCGTCACGATCCAACACGTTGCAGGAGTGATGCCGATCGGACTCAAGGATCTTAGATTTTACGTATCCGAATTCGAATTGGTGGATCAGAACGATAATGTAATTACTTTAGATGTTCCTAATACTGGAGATTGGCAGTATGCAGGAGTTGCACTTTTGGATTTCGAAAACGGAAAAGGAAGCTGCAGCGGAACAACAGAAACTAATAATTTTGTCCAAGCTTCCGTGGAGAATAAAACTTATAAAACTCTCAGATTCACCTTGGGAGTTCCGGAAAATTTAAATCATATCGATTATAGTGTGGCTCCTTCCCCTCTCAATGTCTCAGGACTTGCCTGGAGTTGGACCATGGGTTATAGATTTTTCGTAGGAGAGTTTCTATCCAACGATCCCGCAACACTCGGAAATGCGGCGGTTTTACATATGGGTTCTGCCGGTTGTTCCGAATCCGCCGGAGTTTATACATGTACAAATTCGAATCGAGCCAAGATAGAATTAACTCCAACTGAAGGATTTAATCCGTTTACTCAAAAGGTACAATTTGACCTGAAAAAAGCCGTGACCGGCTGGGATATCAGCACTGGGAGTAAATCCTGTCATTCGATGGGAGCAATGGACAGCTCGACCTGTTCCTTAGTATATCCGAATTTCGGTTTGGATTATTCCACAGGAAATGCCGGATCGGCGGCTCAGACAGTATTTGGGATCGTCTCCAAATAA
- a CDS encoding methanobactin export MATE transporter MbnM, which produces MNRLITFSLFFLLLFQCSQLGLEKEKNSGSEGLLLLLGTGASEGTPYTWDLPAGFPIPKVPSDNPITLEKVELGRFLFYDTRLSENETQSCGSCHKQENAFTDGLTVSVGSTGQSHPRNAQHLSNVVYNLRQTWANPLLKKLEDQARVPMFGDNPVELGMKDREDLLLERLENDPDYVLKFKAAFPNDQNPFSILNITKALSSFQRTLISGNSAYDRYQAGDLSSLSASAIRGKNLFFGERAECFHCHGGFNFTDTILHTGTVFEEVTFHNNGLDSSRFVSPNGGLYEFTTKESDRGKFRAPSLRNVELTAPYMHDGSIPDLLSVINHYVNGGTGDGTTNSNRDVFVRSFSLSESEKQDLVEFLKSLTDTEFTTNPKFQDPF; this is translated from the coding sequence ATGAATCGACTTATTACGTTTTCTTTATTCTTCCTTCTTCTTTTTCAATGTTCACAATTGGGTTTGGAGAAGGAAAAAAATTCCGGATCGGAAGGCTTATTGTTACTCTTAGGCACAGGCGCTTCCGAAGGAACTCCTTATACTTGGGATCTTCCCGCAGGATTTCCCATACCAAAAGTTCCGAGTGATAATCCTATCACCTTGGAAAAGGTAGAGTTAGGAAGATTTTTGTTTTATGACACAAGGTTGTCCGAAAATGAAACCCAGTCCTGCGGAAGCTGCCATAAGCAAGAGAATGCGTTCACAGACGGACTAACTGTTTCTGTAGGTTCTACAGGACAATCCCATCCAAGAAACGCACAACATCTTTCCAACGTAGTCTATAATCTCAGACAAACATGGGCAAATCCGCTTCTTAAAAAATTAGAAGATCAGGCAAGAGTTCCTATGTTCGGGGACAATCCAGTGGAATTAGGAATGAAAGACAGGGAAGATCTTTTGTTGGAAAGATTGGAGAACGACCCGGATTACGTTCTTAAATTTAAAGCCGCCTTTCCGAATGATCAAAACCCTTTTAGTATATTGAATATTACGAAAGCTTTGTCCAGTTTTCAGAGGACATTAATCTCCGGAAATTCCGCTTATGATAGATACCAGGCGGGAGACTTATCCTCTCTGAGCGCTTCCGCCATTCGAGGAAAGAATCTATTTTTCGGAGAAAGAGCGGAATGTTTCCACTGCCATGGAGGTTTCAATTTTACGGATACGATCCTACATACCGGAACAGTATTCGAGGAAGTAACATTTCATAATAACGGATTGGATTCTTCCAGATTCGTAAGTCCTAACGGTGGATTGTACGAATTCACTACTAAGGAATCGGATCGCGGAAAATTCAGAGCGCCTTCTTTACGTAACGTAGAATTGACGGCGCCTTACATGCATGACGGTTCCATTCCGGATCTATTATCTGTGATCAATCATTATGTGAATGGTGGAACTGGAGACGGAACTACCAACTCAAACAGGGACGTTTTTGTAAGAAGTTTCTCATTAAGTGAATCCGAAAAACAGGACTTAGTGGAATTCCTAAAAAGCCTGACCGACACGGAATTTACGACCAACCCTAAATTCCAGGATCCCTTCTAA
- a CDS encoding LIC11086 family outer membrane transporter yields MFLIFQKHLLLTFIRVLAFFFFVFLGGEIFAHHAGEGQNMISSTRFVDPFTGKREKPSDYFLITQDFQKGTIDNSNLHTTTVFGEFNFAGGKFAANFSAPWTYYEQKDRSDAARYGKAFVGAKWNPLIDTGWPFFVILEGRLGFPSGGDTDKFAGGDYYSGIANLTLGATWKQFLFVLRGSGIFPLSKDHANLDTQSGLPYWAQSSTSSTQNTEEHPEIQKITQWFAYVTYFWTKDFSVFGGVLYRTPYVNVIGGGSLLEEDSETQKKFPKAFKEASLGFNYTLTKGTYLTIAGRLPLIRDPEIRLYDYAITTSISFELPEWRESSKKSEKEAEEFESEDDLEKK; encoded by the coding sequence ATGTTTCTAATATTCCAAAAACATTTACTTCTTACTTTTATCAGAGTTCTGGCCTTTTTCTTTTTTGTCTTTTTAGGCGGTGAAATTTTTGCCCACCACGCGGGAGAAGGCCAAAATATGATCTCTTCCACAAGATTCGTGGATCCTTTTACGGGAAAAAGAGAAAAACCTTCCGATTATTTTTTGATCACCCAGGACTTCCAAAAAGGAACGATCGATAATTCCAATCTACATACGACCACGGTGTTCGGTGAGTTTAATTTCGCAGGAGGCAAATTCGCGGCAAATTTCAGCGCTCCATGGACCTATTACGAGCAAAAGGACAGAAGCGATGCGGCACGTTACGGCAAGGCATTCGTAGGAGCTAAATGGAATCCTTTGATCGATACAGGCTGGCCATTCTTCGTAATTTTGGAAGGAAGACTTGGTTTTCCTTCCGGAGGAGATACCGATAAATTTGCAGGTGGAGATTATTATTCAGGCATTGCAAATCTTACCTTAGGCGCCACATGGAAACAGTTCTTATTCGTGCTGAGAGGTTCCGGAATTTTTCCCCTTTCTAAGGACCATGCGAATCTGGATACTCAGTCAGGTCTTCCCTATTGGGCCCAAAGTTCCACCTCGTCTACACAGAACACGGAAGAACATCCCGAGATCCAAAAGATCACCCAATGGTTTGCATATGTAACTTATTTTTGGACAAAGGATTTTAGCGTCTTCGGCGGAGTATTATACAGAACTCCTTATGTAAACGTGATCGGCGGTGGCAGCCTTTTGGAAGAAGATTCAGAAACTCAGAAAAAATTCCCGAAAGCGTTCAAAGAAGCTAGTTTAGGTTTTAATTATACTCTTACCAAAGGTACCTATCTTACAATTGCCGGTCGGCTTCCTCTGATTAGAGATCCTGAGATCCGACTTTATGATTATGCGATCACGACCTCTATTTCTTTTGAACTCCCTGAATGGAGAGAATCATCTAAAAAATCGGAAAAGGAAGCCGAAGAATTCGAATCGGAAGATGATTTGGAGAAGAAGTAA
- a CDS encoding LIC_11321 family protein, translating into MMNFRTLILVFAFCYLCSIVTSVSGVSPEPPKDTKNQETAPKKEKPSKVQGCCRIKYEGGGIDYFPSTEEECVAKSGFQSFEKNSALCFQSLWD; encoded by the coding sequence ATGATGAATTTTCGAACTCTGATCTTGGTTTTTGCCTTTTGTTATCTCTGTTCGATCGTTACCTCCGTATCGGGAGTTTCGCCTGAACCTCCTAAGGATACCAAGAACCAAGAGACTGCGCCTAAAAAAGAAAAACCTTCTAAGGTGCAGGGATGCTGCAGGATCAAATACGAAGGAGGAGGAATCGACTATTTTCCAAGCACAGAGGAAGAATGTGTTGCCAAGTCAGGCTTCCAAAGTTTCGAAAAAAATTCCGCACTCTGCTTCCAATCTCTTTGGGATTAG